Proteins co-encoded in one Crateriforma spongiae genomic window:
- the ettA gene encoding energy-dependent translational throttle protein EttA: MGTQFIYQIEGLTKKHGQRTVLDNVHLAFYPGAKIGVLGPNGAGKSTLLRIMAGQDNEFDGTARLGKGFTAGYLPQEPPLNPDKNVFENVQEAVAERQAILDRYNEIGGLLGEVTDDDQMQKLCDEMAVLQDTIDTHNLWELDRQVEVAMEVMNLPPSDADVTKLSGGEKRRVAICQLLIRQPDLLLLDEPTNHLDAESVFWLEQHLAKYPGTVVAVTHDRYFLDNVAQWILEIDRGKGIPFEGNYTAWLENRAKRMALEERQQKAREKTLSRELEWIRMSPKARQAKSKARIKSYEQMAAQAFEDRPDELEIQIPASRPLGEVVIEANNISKAFGDKVLIKDLSFRLPPGGIVGVIGPNGAGKTTLFRMLTGQDEPDDGSIRVGETVDLGYVDQSRDALDPDKTVYQEISGGYDSLEMGGRHLNSRAYVSRFNFKKADQEKKVGTLSGGERNRVHLASLLRKGCNVLLLDEPTNDLDVDTLRALEEAIASFAGCVVVTSHDRWFLDRLATHILSFEGDGNVTWFEGNFDDYERNLRERLGSVSEEEFRKSRYKSIHAT; this comes from the coding sequence ATGGGTACACAGTTCATTTATCAGATCGAAGGCCTGACCAAAAAGCATGGCCAGCGAACCGTTCTGGACAACGTCCACTTGGCGTTCTATCCGGGTGCCAAAATCGGCGTCCTGGGTCCCAACGGCGCCGGTAAGTCGACGCTGTTGCGGATCATGGCCGGCCAAGACAACGAATTCGATGGCACCGCGCGGCTGGGCAAAGGTTTCACCGCGGGCTATCTGCCACAGGAACCACCGCTGAATCCGGACAAGAATGTTTTCGAAAACGTTCAAGAAGCGGTCGCCGAACGTCAAGCCATTCTGGATCGCTACAACGAAATCGGCGGTTTGCTGGGCGAAGTCACCGACGACGACCAGATGCAGAAACTGTGCGATGAAATGGCGGTGCTTCAAGACACCATCGACACGCACAACCTGTGGGAACTGGACCGTCAAGTCGAAGTCGCGATGGAGGTCATGAACCTGCCGCCCAGTGACGCCGACGTGACCAAATTGTCGGGCGGCGAAAAACGCCGCGTTGCGATCTGCCAGTTGCTGATCCGCCAACCCGATCTGTTGTTGTTGGACGAACCGACCAACCACCTGGACGCCGAATCGGTGTTCTGGCTGGAACAACACTTGGCAAAGTATCCCGGAACCGTCGTCGCAGTGACGCACGACCGTTACTTCTTGGATAACGTGGCCCAGTGGATTCTGGAAATCGACCGCGGCAAGGGGATCCCGTTCGAAGGCAACTACACCGCGTGGTTGGAAAACCGTGCCAAGCGGATGGCCTTGGAAGAACGTCAACAAAAGGCGCGGGAAAAAACCCTGTCTCGCGAACTGGAATGGATCCGCATGAGCCCGAAGGCTCGCCAAGCCAAAAGCAAGGCACGGATCAAGTCGTATGAACAGATGGCCGCTCAAGCGTTTGAAGACCGTCCCGACGAACTGGAAATCCAGATCCCCGCCAGCCGACCGCTGGGCGAAGTCGTCATCGAAGCCAACAACATCAGCAAGGCGTTCGGCGACAAGGTCTTGATCAAAGACCTGTCGTTTCGCTTGCCCCCGGGCGGAATCGTCGGCGTCATCGGCCCCAACGGGGCGGGCAAGACAACCCTATTCCGCATGTTGACCGGCCAGGACGAACCGGACGATGGTTCGATCCGTGTCGGTGAAACCGTCGACTTGGGCTACGTCGATCAATCCCGTGACGCATTGGATCCCGACAAGACGGTGTATCAGGAAATCAGCGGCGGTTATGACAGCCTGGAAATGGGCGGCCGCCACCTGAATTCCCGTGCCTACGTGTCGCGTTTCAATTTCAAGAAGGCTGACCAAGAGAAAAAGGTCGGCACCCTATCGGGCGGGGAACGCAATCGTGTGCACTTGGCGTCGTTGCTGCGAAAAGGTTGCAACGTGCTGTTGTTGGACGAACCGACCAATGACTTGGACGTCGACACCCTACGCGCCTTGGAGGAAGCGATCGCCAGTTTCGCCGGCTGTGTGGTCGTCACCAGCCACGACCGCTGGTTCCTGGATCGGCTTGCCACGCATATCCTGTCATTTGAAGGCGATGGCAACGTGACTTGGTTCGAAGGGAATTTTGACGACTACGAACGCAATCTCCGCGAACGACTGGGATCGGTCAGCGAAGAAGAATTCCGCAAGTCTCGCTACAAAAGCATCCACGCGACCTAG
- the guaA gene encoding glutamine-hydrolyzing GMP synthase: MSSTETRSSSADVSVAGELTDQRILVLDFGSQYAQLIARRVREQNVYCQIVRHDLTAQRIAALRPKGIILSGGPSSVYQDGAPQCDPALFDLGIPVLGICYGMQLACAALGGKVDHTPSREYGRASCNVQVSDGLFAGLPESIEVWMSHGDQVSAIADEFETLAATPTCPFAAIRHRSRPIFGMQFHPEVTHTPLGSQILRNFVRGVCGCEDSWRLSDFADEAVQRIRGIVGDRRVICGLSGGVDSSVVAALLYRAIGDQLSCILIDNGLLRKNEQSLVIDEFSNHFKTDLHVVDAEDRFLADLAGITEPQEKRRRIGHAFIECFKDEAEKIENAHFLAQGTLYPDVIESGADPDGPAATIKLHHNVGGLPDELGFELIEPLRDLFKDEVRRLGLELGLPESLVWRHPFPGPGLAVRCLGEVTRDKLAILREADAIVVQEIQDAGLYRETSQAFAVLLPVQSVGVMGDARTYDRAVAVRCVNTDDFMTADWSHLPYDLLAKISTRIINEVKGINRVCYDISSKPPATIEWE, translated from the coding sequence ATGAGTTCGACAGAAACCCGGTCGTCGTCAGCGGACGTTTCGGTCGCCGGAGAATTAACCGATCAGCGGATCTTGGTGCTGGATTTTGGATCCCAGTATGCCCAACTGATCGCGCGTCGCGTCCGCGAACAAAACGTTTACTGCCAGATCGTTCGCCATGATTTAACGGCCCAGCGAATCGCGGCACTCCGCCCCAAAGGCATCATTTTGTCGGGCGGTCCGTCAAGCGTTTACCAGGACGGCGCCCCGCAATGTGATCCGGCGTTGTTCGACTTGGGCATCCCCGTCCTTGGCATTTGCTACGGGATGCAATTGGCGTGTGCCGCACTGGGCGGCAAGGTCGACCACACGCCCAGCCGCGAGTACGGCCGCGCGTCCTGCAACGTGCAGGTGTCGGATGGTCTGTTCGCCGGGCTGCCCGAATCGATCGAAGTTTGGATGAGCCACGGGGATCAAGTCAGCGCGATCGCCGACGAATTCGAAACCTTGGCGGCCACCCCGACCTGCCCGTTCGCCGCCATCCGTCACCGCAGCCGTCCGATCTTCGGCATGCAGTTCCACCCGGAAGTCACCCACACACCGCTGGGCAGCCAGATCTTGCGGAACTTTGTCCGCGGCGTCTGCGGTTGCGAAGATTCGTGGCGTTTGTCCGACTTCGCCGACGAAGCGGTCCAGCGGATCCGTGGAATCGTGGGCGATCGGCGTGTGATTTGTGGGCTCAGCGGCGGCGTCGATTCCTCCGTCGTCGCGGCGCTCTTGTATCGTGCCATCGGCGATCAGTTGTCGTGCATTCTGATCGACAACGGATTGCTACGGAAAAACGAACAGTCGTTGGTGATCGACGAATTTTCCAATCACTTCAAAACCGACCTGCATGTGGTCGACGCCGAAGATCGATTCCTGGCCGACTTGGCGGGCATCACCGAACCGCAGGAAAAACGTCGACGCATTGGTCACGCGTTCATTGAATGCTTCAAAGACGAAGCCGAGAAAATTGAAAACGCGCACTTCTTGGCCCAGGGAACGCTGTACCCCGATGTCATTGAAAGTGGGGCCGACCCCGATGGTCCGGCGGCCACCATCAAATTGCATCACAACGTCGGTGGTTTGCCGGACGAACTGGGATTCGAACTGATCGAACCGTTGCGTGATTTGTTCAAAGACGAAGTCCGGCGTCTGGGCTTGGAACTGGGGTTGCCCGAATCCCTGGTATGGCGACACCCTTTCCCCGGCCCCGGGTTGGCTGTCCGTTGCCTGGGCGAAGTCACCCGAGACAAATTGGCGATCCTGCGGGAAGCCGATGCCATCGTCGTCCAGGAAATCCAAGACGCCGGACTGTATCGAGAAACCAGCCAAGCGTTCGCCGTTCTGTTGCCCGTGCAAAGTGTCGGTGTGATGGGCGATGCCCGAACCTACGACCGCGCCGTCGCCGTGCGATGCGTCAACACCGACGATTTCATGACGGCCGACTGGAGCCACCTGCCGTACGATTTGCTGGCCAAGATCAGCACGCGAATCATCAACGAAGTCAAAGGCATCAATCGCGTTTGCTACGACATCAGCAGCAAACCGCCGGCGACCATCGAATGGGAATGA